The following are from one region of the Magallana gigas chromosome 4, xbMagGiga1.1, whole genome shotgun sequence genome:
- the LOC117680322 gene encoding uncharacterized protein isoform X2: MDDEVSRSSMSDRESSSSPERPSRGRARGRARARGRARGQGPARRRGARARGICRGPNRHETLRQRVIDRNLQLRNRVAEMTEDALRELVMNVCERDPSLILDIVDRASQAEAAQGGYHPLPGSNSPNLCVCSKCREMPTEEERVCCRQTPSNCLSTLPDFDLIVLDPLVLMVARRYRQDVLAAGEDDDFNRSNRHAGYRQFILWQHGHLGAGNRRVIPSCCTWRIRDTYPDSFGQYRGFVGGRLG, from the exons ATGGATGACGAG GTTTCAAGAAGTTCTATGTCTGATAGAGAGTCTTCCTCTAGCCCCGAGAGACCAAGCAGGGGCAGAGCCAGAGGGAGAGCCAGGGCTAGAGGTAGAGCAAGAGGGCAGGGTCCAGCTCGGAGACGGGGTGCTAGAGCTAGAGGAATATGCAGGGGGCCAAACAGACACGAGACGCTCAGACAGCGTGTAATAGACCGAAATCTTCAACTAAGG aatcgTGTTGCCGAGATGACGGAGGATGCATTGAGAGAATTAGTGATGAACGTCTGTGAGAGAGACCCATCACTAATTCTCGACATCGTCGATCGGGCATCTCAAGCTGAAGCCGCTCAAGGTGGATATCATCCACTGCCCGGAAGCAATTCCCCCAATTTGTGTGTGTGCAGCAAGTGTCGGGAGATGCCCACCGAGGAGGAGAGGGTGTGCTGCAGGCAAACACCTTCCAACTGCCTCTCTACTTTGCCA GACTTTGACCTGATAGTTCTAGACCCATTAGTTTTGATGGTAGCTCGTCGGTACAG ACAGGATGTCCTTGCTGCTGGTGAGGACGACGACTTTAACCGGAGCAATCGCCACGCAGGATACCGGCAGTTTATCCTCTGGCAGCATGGGCATTTGGGGGCAGGAAACCGCCGTGTCATTCCAAGCTGTTGCACCTGGAGGATAAGAGATACTTATCCTGACAGTTTTGGACAATATAGGGGATTTGTGGGTGGCCGTCTgggataa
- the LOC117680322 gene encoding uncharacterized protein isoform X1, which translates to MQLIQVSRSSMSDRESSSSPERPSRGRARGRARARGRARGQGPARRRGARARGICRGPNRHETLRQRVIDRNLQLRNRVAEMTEDALRELVMNVCERDPSLILDIVDRASQAEAAQGGYHPLPGSNSPNLCVCSKCREMPTEEERVCCRQTPSNCLSTLPDFDLIVLDPLVLMVARRYRQDVLAAGEDDDFNRSNRHAGYRQFILWQHGHLGAGNRRVIPSCCTWRIRDTYPDSFGQYRGFVGGRLG; encoded by the exons ATGCAACTTATACAGGTTTCAAGAAGTTCTATGTCTGATAGAGAGTCTTCCTCTAGCCCCGAGAGACCAAGCAGGGGCAGAGCCAGAGGGAGAGCCAGGGCTAGAGGTAGAGCAAGAGGGCAGGGTCCAGCTCGGAGACGGGGTGCTAGAGCTAGAGGAATATGCAGGGGGCCAAACAGACACGAGACGCTCAGACAGCGTGTAATAGACCGAAATCTTCAACTAAGG aatcgTGTTGCCGAGATGACGGAGGATGCATTGAGAGAATTAGTGATGAACGTCTGTGAGAGAGACCCATCACTAATTCTCGACATCGTCGATCGGGCATCTCAAGCTGAAGCCGCTCAAGGTGGATATCATCCACTGCCCGGAAGCAATTCCCCCAATTTGTGTGTGTGCAGCAAGTGTCGGGAGATGCCCACCGAGGAGGAGAGGGTGTGCTGCAGGCAAACACCTTCCAACTGCCTCTCTACTTTGCCA GACTTTGACCTGATAGTTCTAGACCCATTAGTTTTGATGGTAGCTCGTCGGTACAG ACAGGATGTCCTTGCTGCTGGTGAGGACGACGACTTTAACCGGAGCAATCGCCACGCAGGATACCGGCAGTTTATCCTCTGGCAGCATGGGCATTTGGGGGCAGGAAACCGCCGTGTCATTCCAAGCTGTTGCACCTGGAGGATAAGAGATACTTATCCTGACAGTTTTGGACAATATAGGGGATTTGTGGGTGGCCGTCTgggataa
- the LOC117682786 gene encoding uncharacterized protein, with the protein MQRQYVVPSVDEHWINHQNAVLKEFRGVDLVVLGDGRMDSPGHSAQYCSYTFMEYTTKKILCIITLDKRFTEKKSTNLEKACFINGLGFLIEKGMKIIEVVTDAHVQISSLMKKNYPDIKHSFDVWHGTKNLGKKIIKAGQEKKNKGLLDWTKDVVNHYWYTAQTCTTKEDFVGMWIGVLHHVVNVHSWILPYSSSNKCEHGPLTSAREKGWLEKDSPAHVSLRSIVLDKRLLNNIPYYLNCRSTAELENFQNLILMYASKRHSYTPPAYRCRNLLAALDHNGHIDREVMTNKDGSIRYQRVFQKKSSRWSVTTCKEPKQYSYVPEMMRKIILKRLDDAIGMNQKMVLEQDDPRRVSFHLAPIPPPPTQQIVHEQRSRFRTSVDMDKTIDYWVE; encoded by the exons ATGCAGCGCCAGTATGTTGTCCCATCTGTCGATGAACACTGGATAAACCACCAAAATGCAGTACTGAAGGAGTTCAGAGGAGTTGATTTGGTTGTTCTTG GGGATGGAAGAATGGACAGTCCGGGACATTCCGCGCAGTATTGCTCTTATACCTTCATGGAGTATACTACCAAAAAGATCCTATGCATCATCACCTTAGACAAAAGGTTTACAGAAAAGAAAAGTACAAACTTGGAAAAGGCATGCTTTATAAATGGACTTGGGTTTCTTATAGAGAAGGGGATGAAAATTATAGAAGTTGTGACTGATGCACATGTGCAGATTTCATCACTAATGA aGAAAAACTATCCAGACATCAAGCATTCATTTGATGTTTGGCATGGGACCAAGAActtggggaaaaaaatcatcaag GCAGGTCAAGAAAAGAAGAATAAAGGTTTGCTGGACTGGACCAAAGATGTGGTTAACCATTACTGGTATACAGCACAAACTTGTACTACAAAAGAAGACTTTGTT GGGATGTGGATTGGTGTATTACATCATGTAGTAAATGTACACAGTTGGATATTGCCATACAGTTCCAGTAATAAGTGTGAACATGGTCCATTGACATCTGCTAGAGAAAAGGGATGGCTAGAAAAAGATTCCCCAGCTCATGTCTCCTTAAGGAGTATTGTTCTGGACAAAAGATTATTGAACAACATCCCATATTATCTGAACTGCAG AAGTACAGCAGAGTTGGAAAACTTCCAGAACCTCATTTTGATGTACGCATCGAAGCGACATTCATACACGCCACCTGCTTACCGATGTCGAAATCTCTTGGCTGCATTGGACCATAATGGTCACATTGATAGAGAAGTTATGACAAACAAAGATGGATCTATCAG GTACCAGAGAGTTTTTCAGAAGAAAAGTAGTAGATGGTCAGTCACAACATGTAAAGAACCAAAACAGTATTCATATGTGCCTGAGATGATGCGGAAGATTATCCTTAAACGCCTGGATGATGCCATTGGTATGAACCAGAAGATGGTTCTAGAGCAGGATGACCCCAGGAGAGTTTCATTTCACCTTGCACCAATCCCCCCACCACCTACTCAACAGATTGTTCATGAACAGCGATCACGATTTAGAACAAGTGTTGACATGGACAAAACTATTGATTACTGGGTAGAATGA